The following proteins are co-located in the Trichomycterus rosablanca isolate fTriRos1 chromosome 14, fTriRos1.hap1, whole genome shotgun sequence genome:
- the LOC134326820 gene encoding E3 ubiquitin-protein ligase BRE1A-like: MFNRKLHQLDLLKAMGRPKGTNLPRSAAEKQRRYRARRDADPERREKYLEKEREKYREDLKSGRKKRINNLSEREKRRQRKKWRETYHRIKDRKEALQHLITPSHSPQLSPAQAVDPQPSTSRCSL, encoded by the exons ATGTTCAACAGGAAGTTGCATCAGTTGGATCTTCTGAAGGCCATGGGAAGACCAAAA GGTACCAATCTACCACGAAGTGCTGCAGAAAAGCAACGACGCTATCGTGCTCGACGTGATGCTGAcccagagaggagagaaaaATATTTAGAGAAGGAACGAGAAAAATACAGGGAGGATCTAAAATCAGGCAGGAAGAAAAGGATCAATAACCTAAGTGAGAGAGAAAAGCGCAGACAACGCAAAAAATGGAGGGAAACATACCATAGAATCAAGGACAGGAAAGAAGCTCTACAACACCTCATCACCCCTTCACACAGTCCCCAGTTATCACCAGCACAAGCTGTAGATCCACAACCAAGCACTTCCAGGTGTAGTTTATGA